One part of the Parabacteroides distasonis ATCC 8503 genome encodes these proteins:
- a CDS encoding GNAT family N-acetyltransferase: MQLTHIALWTNHLERLRDFYVKYFNGKSNEKYVNSKKGFASYFVSFESGPALEIMQRQDITEAYDKDHIGLAHLAFHADKKEQVDQMIERFRMDGYTIAGETRTSGDGYYEGVIRDPDGNIVEIVANGEPEIQAALFPPYELLLEADPDREKVEVYLKDSDCFIATVRNSVAGVIVVRKEEGGKAEIMNLAVADIFRRRGIARKLLRHVSDKWAPAQDVELLRICTGTSAVGPMMLYQQEGFDLVAVDRDYFVRNYAEPIWENGIQCRHRLILEKRLK; this comes from the coding sequence ATGCAGTTAACACACATCGCCCTATGGACGAATCATCTGGAACGTTTACGGGATTTCTATGTAAAGTATTTTAATGGTAAGAGTAACGAGAAATATGTGAATTCGAAAAAAGGATTCGCCTCTTATTTCGTCTCTTTCGAGAGTGGCCCCGCCTTGGAGATCATGCAACGGCAGGATATTACTGAGGCTTACGACAAGGATCATATCGGCTTGGCTCATCTGGCCTTTCATGCGGATAAGAAGGAGCAAGTGGATCAAATGATCGAACGTTTCCGGATGGATGGATACACGATCGCCGGTGAGACCCGCACTTCTGGGGATGGTTACTATGAGGGCGTGATCCGAGATCCTGACGGAAATATCGTAGAGATCGTCGCTAACGGGGAGCCGGAGATACAAGCAGCTTTATTCCCTCCTTATGAGTTACTGCTGGAAGCCGATCCGGATCGGGAGAAAGTAGAGGTTTACCTAAAGGATTCGGATTGCTTTATCGCTACGGTACGAAATTCCGTTGCCGGCGTGATCGTGGTTCGCAAGGAGGAGGGTGGTAAGGCGGAGATCATGAATCTTGCCGTGGCGGATATCTTCCGTCGGCGAGGAATCGCCCGGAAACTATTACGGCATGTATCTGATAAATGGGCTCCGGCTCAAGATGTCGAGCTTTTGCGTATTTGTACCGGAACCTCAGCCGTCGGCCCGATGATGCTTTATCAACAGGAAGGCTTCGATTTGGTAGCCGTAGATCGTGATTATTTCGTGCGGAACTATGCCGAGCCTATCTGGGAGAACGGCATTCAATGCAGGCATCGATTGATTCTTGAAAAGAGATTAAAATAG
- a CDS encoding glycoside hydrolase family 13 protein, with product MNRHLFLSLLLALFASSTLSADNLRIEPTFWWSGMKNPELQLMVYGKDIAGYLPSVKYPGVQLKSSVALESPNYLLIYLDVENAKPGRFDITFTKDKKSFNYSYELKARKPNADRIKGFDSSDVLYLIMPDRFANGDPSNDQIPMRTAYKVDRNSPNARHGGDLAGIEQHLDYIEDLGVTAIWLNPVLENDMEGGSYHGYATTDYYRVDPRFGTNEDYVRLIEKTHERGMRVVMDMIFNHCGSDHPWMKDIPSHDWFNNLDNYVQTNHDKEAYFDPYVSDYDKETMLNGWFVPSMPDLNQKNPHVAKYLIQNSIWWIEYCGVDGIRQDTYPYADVDMMRNWCTEVMNEYPEYNIVGEAWMNYTIGSAYWQKGSRLNFGQDTELKSVMDFRLMGIASKAFHEETGYSGGLHTIFEHMCYDYVYPDIYNVLRFLENHDTDRFLPSMPKSVDDLYAFKQGMTFLLTIPGIPQLYYGQELLMNGTKEKGDGYIRLDVPGGWPGDKVNQFEASGRSEVQNDAWNFLRTLLKWRKGNAVIAKGKMKHFMVNQGVYVYERSLDGRSVLILMNGSDKEVNLPLARYAEVLRGKTSGKEILTGKEIPLGDELSLAPKGIFVLEM from the coding sequence ATGAACAGACATTTATTCTTGAGCCTTTTACTGGCCCTTTTCGCTTCCAGTACGCTTTCAGCCGATAACCTTAGAATCGAGCCGACCTTCTGGTGGAGTGGTATGAAGAACCCGGAACTCCAGCTGATGGTATACGGTAAGGATATCGCCGGATATCTCCCTAGCGTGAAATATCCCGGCGTACAGTTGAAAAGCTCGGTAGCGTTGGAAAGCCCGAATTACCTATTGATCTATCTGGACGTGGAAAACGCCAAGCCCGGCAGGTTTGATATCACGTTCACGAAGGACAAAAAGAGTTTCAATTACTCGTATGAGTTGAAGGCCCGTAAACCGAACGCCGATCGGATCAAGGGGTTTGACTCTTCCGACGTGCTTTATCTCATCATGCCGGATCGTTTCGCGAACGGAGATCCCTCGAATGATCAAATCCCGATGCGCACCGCTTATAAGGTAGACCGTAACAGCCCGAACGCCCGTCACGGAGGCGACTTGGCCGGTATCGAACAGCATTTGGATTATATCGAGGATCTGGGCGTTACCGCTATCTGGCTGAACCCGGTATTGGAGAATGACATGGAGGGAGGCTCTTATCACGGATATGCCACGACGGATTATTATCGGGTAGACCCACGCTTCGGCACGAACGAGGATTACGTCCGCTTGATCGAGAAGACGCACGAGCGGGGCATGCGTGTCGTAATGGATATGATCTTCAACCATTGTGGAAGCGATCATCCTTGGATGAAAGATATCCCTAGCCACGACTGGTTTAATAATCTCGATAACTACGTGCAGACCAACCACGATAAAGAGGCTTATTTCGATCCTTACGTGTCGGATTATGATAAGGAGACGATGCTGAACGGCTGGTTTGTCCCGAGCATGCCGGACTTGAACCAAAAGAACCCACATGTAGCCAAATACCTTATCCAGAACTCTATCTGGTGGATCGAGTATTGCGGCGTGGATGGTATCCGTCAAGATACGTATCCGTATGCCGACGTGGACATGATGCGGAATTGGTGCACGGAGGTCATGAACGAGTATCCGGAGTATAACATCGTAGGCGAAGCGTGGATGAACTACACGATCGGTTCCGCTTATTGGCAGAAAGGCAGCCGGTTGAACTTCGGGCAGGATACCGAGCTGAAATCGGTAATGGATTTCCGCTTGATGGGTATCGCGAGCAAGGCGTTCCATGAGGAGACTGGGTATTCCGGAGGCTTACACACGATCTTCGAGCATATGTGTTATGATTATGTATATCCCGATATCTATAACGTATTGCGTTTCTTGGAGAACCATGATACGGATCGTTTTCTTCCCTCCATGCCTAAGTCTGTCGATGATTTGTACGCATTCAAGCAAGGGATGACATTCTTGTTGACGATCCCCGGTATTCCCCAGCTCTATTACGGGCAGGAGTTGCTGATGAATGGCACCAAGGAGAAGGGAGACGGATATATCCGTCTGGATGTTCCCGGTGGCTGGCCCGGCGACAAGGTGAATCAATTCGAGGCATCCGGTCGCAGCGAGGTACAAAATGACGCATGGAATTTCCTCCGGACTTTATTGAAATGGCGCAAGGGCAACGCTGTCATCGCTAAGGGTAAGATGAAACATTTCATGGTGAACCAAGGTGTCTACGTGTACGAGCGCAGTCTGGATGGCCGAAGCGTATTGATCTTGATGAATGGCAGTGATAAAGAGGTGAACTTGCCGTTGGCACGCTATGCGGAAGTATTGCGAGGTAAAACCTCCGGAAAAGAGATATTAACCGGAAAGGAGATTCCATTGGGAGACGAATTATCCTTGGCACCGAAAGGGATCTTCGTGCTGGAAATGTGA
- a CDS encoding TIM-barrel domain-containing protein produces MIKSLIVSMFLTGCVSSLSAQQSFWKEDFSAGKLPDGWMIVDSTKSAKCEWIVTDQPYPGSFQFEQQAPPIASTSRGYHMQFRPGVVTGEEITKWNQREEYPNGYFQTSAIDCAGKNDVVLKFQHLFRWNNWFTGKRAGLWVGVSNDGVNWKEYNVMDKIPAATQLHAPVNEEINISEVAANQKTVYLRFFWRDIFSWYWMVDDIELTEPFAHDLALEKVTSHQETGNTFTKEDVLKVKLKNVGSQPVDEDFTVTASLNNGQKLTATVTASGHPIAKQEEYEVAFPATDLTQMGSYKIEFAIQYPKDERSSNNILKANLFAARMNLGKLTKFNKISNTEYEFVSGYAKVKLMFYRDDIFRIWLAPDGEYTNPAANSIVVDYGVKNPRVSMADNGSYYKFTTSQCVVRVYKNPIRFAMYDKNNRAVIYEEAEPLAFGLKTTQTMRRSGDEDFYGCGMQQGNFSYAGKEADIEVTGWDEDQSSNPAPFYMSTKGYGVFRNTFAPGHYAFNGTEMLDKNYDDGFKLMGFTSQLTHNENRFDAFYFYGPSLKDLLNDYTDITGKPFMPAMWMLTMGDADCYNKGEQRTGWPQSTPDVISQVADKYVEYDMPRGWILPNDGYGCGYVKLDSVVTELGKRGFHTGLWTENGVDKIAYEVGKCGTRLCKLDVAWVGEGYEFALNGCKSAFEGIESNTNERGFVWAVCGWAGTQRYSTVWSGDQVSNWDYIRYHIPTITGAGLSAMNAATSDVDGIFGGSPKTYTRDLQWKVFTPIFMTMSGWADADRQPWVYGHPYTDINRKFLKLKMRLNPYAYTYCHEAHMTGVPMARAMVLEFPDDVVTRDTTTQYQFMSGEWMMVAPVYTRKNVRDSIYFPAGEWYDYWTGKKYEGGKWLDKYEAKLDICPVFIRQGAIIPMYPDMNYVGEKPADVLTLDLYPYGNTSFNLYEDDGLTRDYKKGEFARTLISVSSPKGEKGTITVDIAKAKGDYKGRYQERTYLLDVRSESSPSNVTVAEKPLSAISPEAFNAGQEGWYFDASDRMGRVKVRTNRLSTNQDQKIVIGF; encoded by the coding sequence ATGATAAAAAGTCTAATTGTATCCATGTTTCTGACAGGTTGCGTTTCCTCCCTGTCCGCACAACAAAGTTTTTGGAAAGAAGATTTCTCCGCCGGGAAATTACCCGACGGCTGGATGATTGTCGATTCAACGAAATCGGCAAAGTGTGAATGGATTGTAACCGATCAGCCTTATCCCGGCTCTTTCCAGTTCGAGCAACAAGCACCTCCCATCGCATCTACGAGCCGTGGCTATCATATGCAATTCCGGCCGGGCGTAGTCACCGGGGAGGAGATCACGAAGTGGAATCAACGGGAGGAATACCCGAACGGCTATTTCCAGACCAGCGCTATCGATTGCGCGGGAAAGAACGATGTGGTATTGAAATTCCAGCACCTGTTTCGTTGGAATAATTGGTTCACCGGAAAACGTGCCGGCCTTTGGGTAGGCGTCAGCAACGACGGGGTGAATTGGAAAGAGTATAACGTGATGGATAAGATCCCCGCCGCTACCCAGCTTCATGCCCCGGTGAACGAGGAGATCAACATCAGCGAGGTAGCCGCGAATCAGAAAACCGTCTACTTGCGTTTCTTCTGGCGGGATATCTTCTCTTGGTATTGGATGGTCGATGATATTGAGCTGACAGAGCCTTTCGCGCATGACTTGGCCTTGGAGAAAGTGACCTCACACCAAGAAACCGGGAATACGTTCACGAAGGAAGACGTGTTGAAAGTGAAGCTGAAGAACGTTGGCTCCCAGCCCGTAGACGAGGATTTCACGGTAACCGCCTCTTTAAACAACGGTCAGAAACTAACCGCCACGGTAACCGCCTCCGGGCATCCGATCGCTAAACAAGAGGAATATGAGGTAGCTTTCCCTGCTACCGACCTAACCCAGATGGGCTCCTATAAAATAGAGTTCGCTATCCAATACCCGAAGGATGAGCGTTCGTCAAACAACATATTAAAAGCGAACCTGTTCGCCGCCCGTATGAACTTGGGTAAGTTGACGAAGTTCAATAAGATCAGCAACACGGAATATGAGTTCGTCTCCGGGTACGCTAAGGTTAAGTTGATGTTTTACCGGGATGATATCTTCCGTATCTGGTTGGCACCGGATGGGGAGTATACCAATCCGGCGGCAAACTCGATCGTTGTAGATTATGGGGTAAAGAACCCGAGAGTCTCCATGGCCGACAACGGCAGCTATTATAAGTTCACGACTTCCCAATGTGTCGTACGTGTCTATAAGAACCCTATTCGTTTCGCCATGTATGACAAGAATAACCGTGCCGTGATCTACGAGGAGGCCGAACCACTTGCCTTCGGACTAAAAACGACCCAAACGATGCGCCGTAGCGGTGATGAGGATTTCTACGGTTGCGGTATGCAACAAGGTAATTTCTCATACGCTGGGAAGGAAGCGGATATCGAGGTGACCGGTTGGGATGAGGATCAATCCTCTAACCCGGCTCCCTTCTATATGTCCACGAAAGGATATGGCGTATTCCGCAATACGTTTGCCCCGGGACATTATGCCTTCAACGGCACGGAGATGTTGGACAAGAACTATGATGATGGCTTTAAGCTGATGGGCTTCACCAGTCAGTTGACGCATAACGAGAATCGCTTTGACGCATTCTACTTCTACGGCCCTTCCTTGAAAGACCTATTGAACGACTATACGGATATCACCGGAAAACCTTTTATGCCGGCGATGTGGATGCTTACGATGGGAGATGCCGACTGCTATAACAAAGGGGAACAGCGCACCGGATGGCCTCAATCCACCCCGGACGTAATCAGCCAAGTTGCTGATAAATATGTGGAATATGATATGCCCCGTGGCTGGATCTTGCCGAACGATGGCTATGGTTGCGGCTATGTGAAATTGGATTCTGTTGTGACGGAATTAGGTAAACGAGGCTTCCATACGGGCTTGTGGACAGAGAATGGTGTGGATAAGATCGCCTACGAGGTTGGTAAATGTGGTACCCGCCTGTGTAAATTGGATGTGGCTTGGGTTGGAGAAGGCTATGAGTTTGCCTTGAACGGCTGTAAATCCGCATTCGAGGGGATCGAGAGCAATACGAACGAACGAGGCTTCGTATGGGCTGTTTGCGGTTGGGCCGGAACTCAGCGGTATTCTACGGTATGGAGCGGTGACCAAGTGAGCAACTGGGATTATATCCGTTACCATATCCCGACGATCACGGGTGCCGGCCTTTCCGCTATGAACGCCGCTACTAGCGATGTGGACGGTATCTTCGGCGGTTCCCCGAAAACCTATACCCGCGACTTGCAATGGAAGGTCTTCACCCCGATCTTTATGACCATGAGTGGCTGGGCAGATGCCGACCGTCAGCCTTGGGTATATGGGCATCCGTACACGGATATCAACCGTAAATTCTTAAAGCTGAAGATGCGTCTGAACCCGTACGCCTATACCTATTGCCATGAGGCGCATATGACCGGTGTACCGATGGCTCGTGCGATGGTATTGGAATTCCCGGACGACGTGGTTACCCGTGATACGACTACCCAATACCAGTTCATGAGTGGTGAGTGGATGATGGTTGCCCCCGTATATACCCGGAAGAACGTACGCGACAGTATCTACTTCCCTGCCGGAGAATGGTACGACTATTGGACCGGAAAGAAATACGAGGGTGGCAAGTGGTTGGATAAATATGAGGCTAAACTGGATATTTGCCCGGTATTTATCCGTCAAGGCGCCATTATCCCGATGTATCCGGATATGAATTATGTAGGCGAGAAACCTGCGGATGTCTTGACCTTGGACTTATATCCCTACGGAAACACCTCTTTCAATTTATATGAGGATGACGGTCTCACCCGTGATTATAAGAAAGGCGAGTTTGCCCGTACCTTAATCTCTGTTTCCTCCCCAAAAGGTGAGAAAGGAACGATCACCGTGGATATAGCGAAAGCGAAAGGAGATTATAAAGGACGTTACCAAGAGCGTACTTACCTATTGGATGTCCGCTCAGAATCCAGCCCGTCAAACGTAACCGTAGCCGAAAAGCCCCTATCTGCCATCTCCCCCGAAGCGTTCAATGCCGGACAAGAAGGCTGGTACTTCGATGCCTCGGATCGTATGGGAAGGGTTAAGGTACGGACGAACCGCTTGTCTACGAATCAGGATCAGAAGATTGTAATTGGTTTCTAA
- a CDS encoding arylsulfatase, with product MKTQLTLCISGTLLLVGMSGCEKTPERPMNVVYILADDLGYGDVGCYGQQIIKTPNIDRMAKEGMLFTQHYAGCTVSAPSRCSLMTGLHTGHTQVRGNREITPEGQQPMREDTYTLGKLMKSAGYTTGIFGKWGLGNPGSVSIPNKMGFDEFYGYNCQRQSHSFYPDHLWHNEEKVLFPENENNACKTYSQDLIHEQALKFIRDHKEQPFFAMLTYTLPHAELNLPHDSIYKMYENSFEETPYIGKFDKVYGGYNTSEKPLASFAAMVSRLDKYVGDVMAELKELGLDKNTIVIFTSDNGPHHEGGADPDFFKSYGPFRGIKRDVYEGGIRIPMVAWCPGTIKAGAQSDHISAFWDVMPTLAELTGTVLPEKTDGISFLPTLLSKKDQQAHDYLYWEFHELNGREALRSGKWKLIRQPIVGETILELYDLSNDIHEDTNLAEKYPDKVKELAVLMDNARIESPYFNFGREK from the coding sequence ATGAAAACACAATTGACTTTATGTATATCCGGGACATTGCTGCTTGTCGGAATGTCCGGTTGCGAAAAAACTCCGGAGCGTCCTATGAATGTTGTGTATATCTTAGCGGATGATTTAGGATATGGCGATGTGGGTTGTTATGGCCAGCAGATTATCAAGACGCCCAATATCGATCGGATGGCGAAGGAGGGAATGTTGTTCACGCAGCATTATGCCGGATGTACGGTGAGTGCCCCTTCCCGTTGCTCCTTGATGACCGGATTGCATACGGGACATACGCAAGTCCGGGGAAACCGGGAGATCACGCCCGAAGGCCAACAGCCGATGCGGGAGGATACCTATACGTTGGGTAAATTAATGAAATCGGCCGGTTATACGACCGGTATCTTTGGTAAATGGGGATTGGGAAATCCGGGCTCTGTCTCCATTCCCAATAAGATGGGCTTCGATGAGTTTTATGGGTATAATTGCCAACGGCAGTCGCATTCCTTCTATCCGGATCATTTATGGCATAATGAGGAGAAGGTTCTTTTTCCTGAAAACGAGAACAATGCTTGCAAGACATATTCACAAGATTTGATTCATGAGCAAGCATTGAAGTTCATCCGGGATCATAAGGAGCAACCATTCTTTGCGATGCTTACTTATACGCTGCCTCATGCGGAATTGAATCTTCCGCATGATTCTATTTATAAGATGTACGAGAACTCATTCGAGGAGACTCCTTATATTGGTAAGTTTGATAAAGTGTATGGCGGTTATAACACCTCGGAGAAGCCCTTGGCCTCCTTTGCCGCCATGGTCTCCCGGTTGGATAAATACGTGGGGGATGTAATGGCTGAATTGAAAGAGTTAGGTTTGGATAAGAATACGATCGTGATTTTTACCAGCGATAACGGCCCGCATCATGAGGGTGGAGCTGATCCCGATTTTTTCAAGAGTTACGGACCTTTTAGGGGGATCAAACGGGATGTATATGAAGGAGGCATCCGTATACCTATGGTGGCATGGTGCCCGGGTACGATCAAGGCCGGAGCCCAATCGGATCATATAAGCGCATTCTGGGATGTCATGCCGACATTGGCAGAACTTACAGGTACGGTTTTGCCCGAGAAGACGGATGGAATCTCTTTCTTACCAACCTTGTTATCAAAGAAAGATCAACAGGCCCATGATTATTTATATTGGGAATTTCACGAGTTGAATGGCCGGGAAGCATTACGCTCCGGTAAATGGAAACTAATCCGGCAACCGATCGTGGGTGAGACTATATTGGAACTGTATGATTTAAGTAATGATATACACGAGGATACAAATCTGGCGGAGAAATATCCCGATAAGGTAAAAGAACTGGCAGTCTTGATGGACAACGCCCGCATAGAGTCTCCGTACTTTAACTTTGGAAGAGAAAAGTAA
- a CDS encoding cysteine desulfurase — protein MLDVQAIRKDFPILDHKIYDKPLIYFDNGATTQKPRQVVEKIENGYYNVNANIHRGVHFLSQAATEAHEEARKTVQHFLNARFSNEIIFTRGTTESINLIASSFTDECMSAGDEVIVSVMEHHSNIVPWQIQAARKGITLKVIPMNEKGELNLDEYRKLFSDKTRLVSVTHVSNVLGTVNPVKAMIEIAHEQDVPVLIDGAQAVPHMKVDVQDLDAEFYVFSGHKIYGPTGIGVLYGKEEWLDKLPPYQGGGEMIATVSFEKTTFNELPFKFEAGTPDYIGSTALAEALRYVDRIGIENIATYEDELLRYATAGLNTIEGMRIFGQADHKGAVLSFLVGNIHHYDMGMLLDRLGIAVRTGHHCAQPLMHALGIEGTVRASFSFYNTKEEIDTFIAGVERVRKMF, from the coding sequence ATGTTAGACGTTCAAGCGATCCGAAAAGACTTTCCGATCTTGGATCATAAGATATACGATAAACCGCTGATATATTTCGATAATGGTGCTACTACCCAGAAACCTCGTCAAGTGGTAGAAAAGATAGAGAATGGATATTATAACGTAAACGCTAATATCCACCGAGGCGTACATTTCTTGAGCCAAGCGGCGACAGAGGCGCATGAGGAGGCTCGCAAAACGGTACAGCATTTCTTGAATGCCCGTTTCTCGAATGAGATTATTTTTACCCGGGGAACTACGGAATCCATTAATTTGATCGCTTCCAGCTTTACGGATGAATGTATGTCGGCAGGGGATGAGGTGATCGTGTCCGTGATGGAGCATCATTCCAATATCGTTCCTTGGCAGATACAAGCGGCCCGGAAAGGTATTACGTTGAAGGTGATCCCGATGAATGAGAAAGGGGAGTTGAATCTGGATGAGTATCGTAAATTATTCTCGGATAAGACTCGTTTGGTTTCCGTGACTCATGTGTCTAATGTCTTGGGTACGGTGAATCCGGTAAAGGCGATGATCGAGATCGCTCATGAACAAGACGTGCCGGTGTTGATAGACGGGGCTCAAGCCGTTCCGCATATGAAGGTGGATGTGCAGGACTTGGATGCGGAGTTTTATGTTTTCTCCGGGCATAAGATTTACGGACCGACGGGTATCGGGGTCTTGTATGGTAAAGAGGAGTGGTTGGATAAACTTCCTCCGTATCAGGGAGGAGGCGAGATGATCGCTACGGTCTCGTTCGAGAAGACAACTTTTAATGAACTTCCCTTTAAGTTCGAGGCGGGAACTCCGGATTATATTGGTAGTACGGCGTTGGCGGAAGCTTTGCGGTATGTAGACCGGATCGGTATAGAGAATATAGCTACTTATGAGGATGAGCTTCTACGATATGCGACCGCTGGATTAAATACGATTGAAGGGATGCGTATTTTTGGACAAGCGGATCATAAAGGAGCGGTGCTTTCTTTTTTGGTGGGTAATATCCATCATTACGATATGGGGATGTTGCTGGACCGTCTGGGAATAGCGGTTCGTACAGGGCATCATTGTGCCCAGCCTTTGATGCATGCCTTAGGAATCGAGGGTACGGTGCGGGCGTCTTTCTCCTTTTATAATACGAAAGAGGAGATCGATACGTTCATCGCAGGTGTGGAACGAGTTCGGAAGATGTTTTGA
- a CDS encoding VanZ family protein: MMYYIKKYPFSLAIILVVIYLSFFKPPKMDDIPLFPGVDKVVHFCMYGGMSGMLWLEFLRNHRKYETVLWHAWIGAVLCPIVMSGIIEILQEYCTTYRGGDWFDFLANTCGVIAATAFAWFVLRPWIVNEQK, encoded by the coding sequence ATGATGTATTATATTAAGAAATATCCGTTTTCACTGGCGATTATATTGGTCGTTATTTACTTGTCGTTCTTTAAGCCGCCGAAGATGGATGATATCCCTTTATTCCCGGGTGTGGACAAGGTGGTTCATTTCTGTATGTATGGGGGGATGTCGGGTATGCTATGGCTGGAGTTCTTGCGGAATCACCGGAAGTATGAGACGGTATTATGGCATGCTTGGATCGGGGCAGTTTTATGCCCGATCGTTATGAGTGGGATTATTGAGATATTGCAAGAATATTGTACGACGTACCGGGGTGGGGATTGGTTTGATTTCTTGGCGAATACTTGCGGGGTGATCGCCGCTACGGCATTCGCTTGGTTCGTGCTTCGCCCTTGGATTGTGAATGAGCAAAAATAA
- a CDS encoding ribonuclease HII — MLLPYMETGRIEAGCDEAGRGCLAGAVFAAAVILPEDFKNEDLNDSKQLSEKKRYKLRPVIEREAIAWAVGIVSPEEIDKINILKASFLAMHRAIEQLKVRPEHLLIDGNRFTPYPDIPHTTVVKGDGKYLSIAAASILAKTYRDDYMNELALEYPAYHWLDNKGYPTKVHREAIRTHGITPYHRKTFTLLPEQLTLGF, encoded by the coding sequence ATGTTATTACCATATATGGAAACCGGGCGTATAGAGGCCGGGTGTGATGAGGCGGGAAGAGGCTGCTTGGCGGGTGCGGTATTCGCCGCCGCCGTGATTCTTCCGGAAGATTTTAAGAATGAGGATTTAAACGATAGCAAGCAATTAAGCGAGAAGAAACGGTATAAGCTTCGTCCTGTCATCGAACGTGAGGCGATCGCTTGGGCGGTAGGCATCGTCAGTCCGGAAGAGATCGATAAGATTAATATCTTAAAGGCTTCTTTCTTGGCTATGCATCGTGCGATCGAGCAACTGAAAGTACGGCCGGAACATTTATTGATCGATGGAAACCGTTTTACCCCTTATCCCGATATTCCGCATACGACCGTAGTAAAAGGCGATGGCAAATACCTGAGTATCGCCGCCGCCTCTATATTGGCTAAAACCTATCGTGATGATTATATGAATGAATTGGCCTTGGAATACCCCGCTTATCATTGGCTGGACAATAAAGGTTATCCTACCAAGGTCCACAGGGAAGCGATTCGTACCCACGGAATCACGCCTTATCATCGCAAGACATTCACGCTTTTACCGGAGCAGCTTACACTAGGTTTTTAA
- a CDS encoding SufE family protein, whose product MTINELQDNVIEEFSVFDDWMDKYALLIDLGNSLPPLDEKYKTESNLIEGCQSRVWFQADYADGKIIFQGESDAVIVKGIVSLLINILSGHTPQEILDADLYFIDKVGLKEHLSPTRSNGLVAMVKQMRLYAMAYRAKEQQ is encoded by the coding sequence ATGACAATCAATGAACTTCAAGACAATGTAATCGAAGAATTCTCAGTCTTCGATGATTGGATGGATAAATATGCGTTATTAATAGATCTGGGAAACTCCCTTCCCCCGCTCGATGAGAAATATAAAACGGAAAGCAACTTGATCGAGGGTTGCCAAAGCCGGGTTTGGTTCCAAGCGGATTATGCAGATGGAAAGATTATTTTCCAAGGAGAAAGCGACGCCGTGATCGTAAAAGGTATCGTATCCCTTTTGATCAATATCCTATCCGGCCATACCCCGCAGGAGATACTGGATGCCGATCTTTACTTTATCGACAAGGTAGGATTAAAAGAGCATTTATCCCCTACTCGTTCCAACGGGTTGGTAGCGATGGTGAAGCAAATGCGTCTGTACGCAATGGCTTACCGGGCAAAGGAACAACAATAA
- a CDS encoding M20 family metallopeptidase — translation MIRLFFALLSFALLSCGAKGTKETGNMPEIKKQPIASAVPDFNADSAYAYVANQVAFGPRVPNTAAHKACGDYLASELKRFGAKVYQQEAILTAYDGTKLEARNIIGSFDPENSKRVLLFAHWDSRPYSDHDPDPSKHRTPLDGADDGGSGVGALLEIARQIGQKAPGIGIDIIFFDAEDYGTPEFVTDYTPDSWCLGTQFWAKNPHVPNYTAEYGILLDMVGGKNATFFKEQQSLRAAAPIVEMVWSAARDLGYGKYFINAAGGAITDDHQYVISGRNIPSIDIINYDPESKTGFASYWHTQKDNMENIDRETLKAAGQTVLEVIYNR, via the coding sequence ATGATCAGATTATTTTTTGCGTTATTGAGTTTTGCTCTTTTATCATGTGGAGCCAAAGGAACCAAAGAGACAGGTAATATGCCGGAGATCAAAAAACAACCGATCGCCTCAGCTGTTCCCGATTTCAACGCAGACAGCGCTTACGCCTATGTAGCGAACCAAGTCGCTTTTGGTCCCCGTGTACCTAACACGGCGGCTCATAAAGCATGCGGGGATTACTTAGCATCTGAATTGAAGCGCTTTGGCGCCAAAGTCTACCAACAGGAAGCGATACTGACCGCCTACGACGGAACGAAGCTGGAAGCGAGAAACATCATAGGCTCGTTTGATCCGGAGAATAGTAAACGTGTTTTACTATTCGCGCATTGGGACAGCCGTCCCTATTCGGACCACGATCCCGATCCTTCCAAGCACCGGACCCCATTGGACGGGGCGGACGATGGCGGTAGCGGCGTAGGTGCCTTATTGGAGATCGCCCGCCAAATCGGACAAAAAGCCCCGGGTATCGGCATCGATATTATTTTCTTCGATGCGGAGGATTATGGTACGCCGGAGTTCGTAACCGATTATACACCGGATAGCTGGTGCCTAGGTACCCAGTTCTGGGCAAAAAATCCGCATGTCCCTAATTATACGGCGGAATACGGAATCTTATTGGATATGGTGGGCGGCAAGAACGCCACGTTTTTCAAGGAGCAACAATCCTTACGTGCGGCAGCCCCGATCGTCGAGATGGTATGGAGCGCGGCCCGCGATCTGGGATATGGCAAATATTTCATTAACGCCGCAGGTGGAGCCATCACAGACGATCACCAATATGTGATTAGCGGACGTAATATCCCGAGTATCGACATCATTAACTACGACCCTGAGTCTAAAACAGGTTTCGCCAGTTATTGGCATACTCAAAAAGATAATATGGAGAATATAGACCGTGAGACTCTAAAAGCTGCCGGTCAAACCGTACTGGAAGTAATATACAATCGATAA